Part of the Deltaproteobacteria bacterium genome is shown below.
ATATTTTTCTGCCCAAGTGTTTACCACGATTAAATCTTGAGCTAATTCTAATTTGCCTTCTTTTTGCCACAAAGAACGCAGTTCAGCAATAGCCGAGGCATGGTGTCCACTTCGAGCTAATGATAATGCCTCATTATATTTTATGCGCAAACGATATGCGTCCCAAATATTGTTGTTTTCTTTAGAAACACGTTGGGTGATAGGGATTAAAGACTTTATATTTATGGTCTTAGCGCTGTATTGTTGTTCGAGTTCATCTATTAAAGCGATAGCATCATTATAACGATGTAATTGCATTAAAATGTTTACACTAGCTTCAATCGCTACACGGTTATCTGATTCTTTGCTTAATATTTCTCGATAAATCAGTAAGGATTCTTCAAGTTTGTCAGTTCGTTTTAAAGATAATGCTGCAGCTGTAAGAAAATATACGGGGCGTTTTTTATAGTTTGGCAATGAAAAATAAAGTTTGCTCGCTTCTTGATATTTTTCAGCCCAAGATAAAATTACAATACGGTCATAATGAGCTTTTATGTTTGCTTCAGAAGAAGAACAAACTTGTTCTATTAAAGGTATTGCTGCGCTGTAGTTGCCTTGGCGAGCTAATTTAACTGCACGCTCATGGATGTTGTTAATATATTGAGTATGCTGGGGTGTTTTTAGCGTAAGCGTGGCGCGTGAATAAGATAAAGCTTTTATTAAATAATCAGGTAAAGTGGTAAGAGGCGACAATTGGTTAGCCGTTTTAAGAGCACGTTGATGTTGCCCAGACCAAGATAAAACAGTAATAAAATCAAATAGTAAAGCAAGGTCGTGACCATGTTGAATTTGTAACTGCTTAAGAAGAGATAATGCCTGTTGGTAGTGTCCTAATCTTGCTAATAAAATAGCGTTTTGATGTTTAATTTTTACAGAATAAGTTTCAAGTTGATTTTTATATTCTGGTTGACGATTTCGTATTTTGGCTAATGCTTGTTCGAGTTGTTGTAGATCTGAAATAGAATGACAATTATCAATTAAATTTTGCACAGTTTTTGACGTAGCAATATCACGTTCGACAAAACGAGCCAAAGAATCAATGTTAGCAGCTGGAAAATTCGTAGAGCCATTTGAAGAATGATAAAGTTCAGATAAAGCATAAGCTGGCAAAGAAAAATTTGCAGGTAATGAGAGATATTTTTCTATGGCTTCGTCCCAGCGATGTGCCCAACAAAGTACAACAATATGATCCGCTATTAAATTTGGAGCATCAAATGGTATTATCTGTCTCTGTATCAGTGATAATTCTTTGAGACTTTGAATAGCTAAATCATAATTTTCTGCGCGAGCCAAAGATAGTGCTTGTTGATGTAATACTTGAATAGTTAACTGTTGTGCCCATTTCATCGTATCAGGATCTGCAGCTAATCCCTGACTTATATATTTAATAGCGCTACGCGGATGATTTGAATTGACTGCCCGTAAATATTGGTTTGCAGCGTTTGCGTCTAATGGTTGCAATATCAACGATAAAATTTCGCTTATTTCTTCTAAATTGCCCGTAGCGGCTTTTGCATTAGCAAGAGCACGATAAATTTCAGCATTATGTTTTAAATTCTGTGGTAGTTTTTGATAGTATTGAATAAGTTTTTGGTGTTCACCAGCCCAAGAGAGTGCATGAATATAGTCGATTAATACTTCGTTATTGTTTGGGTTACTAATTAAGACATTTTCAAATAATGCAAATGCGTGCTGATAATTGCCTTGACGCGCTGCAAGAACTGCTTCTCGATATTGAACACTTATATTGCTATGTACAGTAGAATTTATGAATTCACGAATGTCATTGGTTAATAAAAGAGCAACAATTACAAGAGGCGGTACGGCGCGGCATATGACCACTGCAGTTCGTATGGTGTGTTCGCGCGCTCGTTGCAACATAGGTTTTAATCTAAAATGTCTTGCTTTTTATTGTGTGTGTCTCACTAGGGGCAACATATCTTCATTCACAATAATAAAGTAAAGTGGTTACAAAAGTTATACAAAATTGGCATTCTATAGAGCAAATTCATAGAAATGTATAAAACTAATAATTAGTTAATAATACGAGGGTTTTGGTGTTTTAACAAGATGCATGCTATTTTTTAGTAATTATTGCCACAGTGCAGCGCGACACACAGATTAACTTATTACTCTCATCATGTAATTTAATATCCCAAACCATATTTTTTTGGCCACAATATAGAGGTGTAGCTGTAGCGATTAGTAATCCTGATTGCATTGGATGTAAATGATTGGCATTGATTTCAATGCCAACGGCTGTTTGCCTTTGCTGATCGATATTTAGCCATGTGCCTAAACTTGCAGCAGATTCAGCTAAAACAACCGAGGCTCCTCCATGCAATATACCGAAAGGTTGATGCACTTTGGGGCCGACGGGCATTGTCATAATTACTAAGTCACAAGTTGCTTGCCTGACCTCAATACCGAGATAATCTATTATAGTATTGGTAAAAGTCAGGTTTTTAATATTCATGTTATATTCATAAGTTAGCAGCTAGTCGCTCATTGAAACGACCACGTTCAACATAATGAGTATGCAATAATTCATGAGATTTGTGACCCAACGGAGCGCCTAAATATTCATCATAAAGCTGTTTAATGAATGGATTATCATGTGATTTACGTTTTGGCTTATTCATATCTTCTTGGTAAATTGCATGCATACGAGCTTCGCGAATTTCAAATGTAGTTGGTCGCGGTTGACCACCACCAGCAATACAACCACTTGGACAACCCATATCTTCTATAAAATGATAGGGCGATTTTTGCTCGACTATCTGCGTCATTAGCTTTTTGGCACCTGCAAGCCCGCTGGTAACTGCAATACGTACGGTGGTGCCTTCAAGTTTTTTATATTTTGGCAGCACATTTTCAAAAGTAACGGCTGTTTCTTTAACTTGCTCAAAACCGCGAACAGGTGTGATTGCTAAATTTTCAAATGGTACTTTTCGTCCAGTTATAACTTCATAAACAGTACGCAATGCTGCTTCGGTGACACCACCGGTAATGCCAAAAATATCAGCAGCGCCAGTTGAGAAACCAAGAGGATTATCAAATTCGCTATCAGTTAATTCAGCAAAATCAATGCCAGCTTCGCGAATCATGCGACCTAATTCGCGAGTCGTAAGTACAGCGTCAACATTTGG
Proteins encoded:
- a CDS encoding hotdog fold thioesterase, which translates into the protein MNIKNLTFTNTIIDYLGIEVRQATCDLVIMTMPVGPKVHQPFGILHGGASVVLAESAASLGTWLNIDQQRQTAVGIEINANHLHPMQSGLLIATATPLYCGQKNMVWDIKLHDESNKLICVSRCTVAIITKK
- a CDS encoding iron hydrogenase small subunit, translated to MVSVMPCTAKKFEIQRPEMFIDGLPNVDAVLTTRELGRMIREAGIDFAELTDSEFDNPLGFSTGAADIFGITGGVTEAALRTVYEVITGRKVPFENLAITPVRGFEQVKETAVTFENVLPKYKKLEGTTVRIAVTSGLAGAKKLMTQIVEQKSPYHFIEDMGCPSGCIAGGGQPRPTTFEIREARMHAIYQEDMNKPKRKSHDNPFIKQLYDEYLGAPLGHKSHELLHTHYVERGRFNERLAANL